From a region of the Spelaeicoccus albus genome:
- a CDS encoding SDR family oxidoreductase produces the protein MTENESTTGTRRAVVTGASSGMGASSVRKLRAAGWEVVAVARRADKLESLAAETGAQAIVADVTKDGDVERLIADVTAGGPVHAVLNIAGGAIGSDPVETGSIDDWQAMYDVNVLGVLRVTQGLLPALRESGQGDVLILSSTAGRVSYEGGGGYVAAKHGATVIAETLRLELAGEPIRVIEIAPGMVATDEFSLNRFGGDTAKAAKVYEGVEKPLTADDIADAIVWTLTRPHHVNIDLMVMRPIAQAAQHKVARGVGL, from the coding sequence ATGACCGAGAACGAGTCGACGACGGGAACCCGGCGCGCAGTCGTCACGGGCGCGAGCTCGGGAATGGGCGCGTCGAGCGTCCGCAAACTGCGCGCTGCGGGTTGGGAGGTCGTGGCTGTCGCTCGCCGTGCCGACAAACTCGAGTCGCTTGCGGCCGAGACCGGCGCGCAGGCGATCGTGGCGGACGTGACCAAGGACGGCGACGTCGAGCGGTTGATTGCCGATGTCACTGCGGGCGGCCCGGTGCATGCCGTGCTGAATATCGCCGGCGGCGCCATCGGTTCGGACCCCGTGGAAACCGGCAGCATCGATGACTGGCAGGCGATGTACGACGTGAACGTGCTCGGCGTGCTTCGCGTGACGCAGGGATTGCTGCCGGCGTTGCGCGAATCCGGGCAAGGCGATGTGCTCATCCTGTCCTCGACGGCCGGTCGCGTGTCCTACGAGGGCGGCGGCGGGTACGTGGCAGCCAAACACGGTGCCACGGTGATTGCCGAGACCCTGCGTCTCGAGCTGGCCGGCGAGCCGATCCGCGTCATCGAGATCGCGCCGGGCATGGTGGCCACCGATGAGTTTTCCCTCAACCGGTTCGGCGGCGACACGGCCAAGGCGGCCAAGGTGTACGAGGGCGTCGAGAAGCCGTTGACCGCCGACGACATCGCCGACGCCATCGTGTGGACCCTCACCCGTCCGCACCACGTGAACATCGACCTCATGGTGATGCGGCCCATCGCCCAGGCCGCTCAGCACAAAGTGGCACGCGGGGTCGGGCTCTAG
- a CDS encoding DUF4233 domain-containing protein yields the protein MMTDEQSRPDGAGADGTGTDGTGADGAGARGAEPQVRTKSTKRMFAAATLTFEIFVVFFGALVAFGLKLASVADIAIGGGAVVLLAIIAAALLRSRVGYVLGHLVQLCLIAAGFVVPMMFLVGALFAAAWVFGIVSGARVDREKAAYARALNDRIR from the coding sequence ATGATGACCGACGAGCAGAGCCGGCCGGACGGTGCAGGCGCGGACGGCACAGGCACTGACGGCACAGGCGCGGACGGCGCAGGCGCGCGGGGTGCCGAACCGCAGGTACGTACGAAATCGACGAAGCGGATGTTCGCCGCTGCGACATTGACGTTCGAGATCTTCGTCGTCTTCTTCGGCGCTCTTGTGGCGTTCGGTCTCAAGCTGGCGTCGGTGGCCGATATCGCGATCGGCGGCGGTGCGGTCGTGCTGCTGGCGATCATCGCCGCGGCGCTGTTGCGGAGCCGGGTCGGCTACGTCCTCGGCCACCTCGTGCAATTATGCTTGATCGCGGCCGGCTTCGTCGTCCCGATGATGTTCCTGGTCGGCGCTCTTTTTGCTGCGGCGTGGGTGTTCGGCATCGTGTCCGGGGCCCGTGTTGATCGCGAGAAGGCTGCGTATGCGCGCGCCTTGAACGACCGGATAAGGTGA
- the valS gene encoding valine--tRNA ligase has translation MTIPDPNSAAAPSPTTDPAVVPAAGRAVDQAAPTVTVPDKPSVEGLAAKWDAVWHQQHTYAFDRTAPREKIYSIDTPPPTASGSLHVGHIFSYTQTDVIARFQRMRGKEVFYPLGWDDNGLPTERRVQNYFGVRCDPTLAYDESFEPPEKPAKNSRDFVAVSRRNFIELCERLAVTDEKVFEDLFRKVGVSVDWSLTYRTIDDVSRAVSQRAFLANLASGDAYSADAPTMWDVSFRTAVAQAELEDRERPGAYHRVAFASPDGGKPVHIETTRPELIPAVVALVAHPDDERYQPLFGTTVKSPIFGVEVPVVAHELAKADKGSGIAMICTFGDMTDVTWWRELNLPTRPVVGRDGRIIADVPAWISDGADGGADAYSQLAGKTTFTAREIMVDLLRESGDLDGDPKPVTHPVPFYEKGDKPLEVVTSRQWYIRNGGRDADRRETLVGRGREMNWHPEFMRSRYENWVDGLNGDWLVSRQRFFGVPMPLWYRLDAEGRPDYADPIVPDDAALPVDPAADPAPGFTGDQRDQPGGFIADPDVLDTWATSSLTPQILGGWSRDEELFAKVFPFDLRPQAHDIIRTWLFSTVVRANALQSSVPWTNTAISGWILDPDRKKMSKSKGNVVVPSDILVEEKPGFGPDAVRYWAASARLGADTAYNTDQMKIGRRLAMKLLNASKFALNLGADSSAILGTEGMTTVPNSLDRSVLTRLATVTKDATAAMEAYDYAKALNLTESFFWTFTDDYVELIKDRAYGAAGDEQKQSALTTLATSLDTLLRLFAPFLPFATEEVWSWWRRGSVHRAAWPVAADVDGDSEVLTALGAALGEVRRAKSEAKVSQRTEVKRAVISATQGDIDRIESGAGDLRAAGRVADLELTAAADASDADITVSDVELVPADG, from the coding sequence ATGACAATTCCCGATCCGAATTCCGCTGCCGCTCCGAGTCCGACCACCGACCCGGCCGTCGTCCCCGCCGCCGGCCGGGCAGTCGACCAGGCTGCGCCGACGGTGACGGTTCCGGACAAGCCCAGCGTCGAGGGACTTGCCGCGAAATGGGACGCGGTTTGGCATCAGCAGCACACGTACGCATTCGACCGCACAGCTCCTCGCGAGAAGATCTATTCGATCGACACTCCCCCGCCGACGGCGTCCGGCTCGCTGCACGTCGGGCACATTTTCTCGTACACGCAGACCGACGTGATCGCCCGCTTCCAGCGAATGCGCGGCAAAGAGGTCTTTTACCCGCTGGGCTGGGACGACAACGGTCTGCCGACCGAGCGGCGCGTGCAAAACTATTTCGGCGTCCGGTGCGATCCGACGCTTGCCTACGACGAGTCTTTCGAGCCGCCCGAGAAGCCGGCAAAGAACTCTCGCGATTTTGTCGCCGTCTCGCGTCGCAACTTCATCGAATTGTGCGAGCGACTGGCAGTGACGGACGAGAAGGTGTTCGAGGACCTGTTCCGGAAGGTCGGCGTCTCCGTCGATTGGTCGCTGACGTACCGCACCATCGACGACGTGTCGCGAGCGGTCAGCCAGCGGGCGTTCTTGGCGAATCTGGCTTCGGGCGACGCGTATTCGGCCGATGCGCCGACCATGTGGGACGTGAGCTTCCGCACGGCGGTGGCGCAGGCCGAGCTCGAAGACCGCGAACGCCCCGGCGCCTACCATCGCGTGGCATTCGCCTCGCCGGACGGCGGCAAGCCGGTCCACATCGAAACGACCCGCCCCGAACTCATCCCGGCAGTCGTCGCGCTGGTGGCTCACCCGGACGACGAGCGCTATCAGCCGCTATTCGGTACGACGGTGAAATCGCCGATCTTCGGCGTCGAAGTGCCGGTGGTGGCGCATGAACTCGCCAAGGCCGACAAGGGATCCGGTATCGCGATGATCTGCACGTTCGGCGATATGACCGACGTGACCTGGTGGCGCGAATTGAACCTGCCCACCCGGCCCGTGGTCGGTCGCGATGGGCGGATCATTGCCGACGTGCCCGCGTGGATCTCCGACGGCGCGGACGGCGGCGCGGACGCTTACTCGCAGTTGGCCGGGAAGACGACGTTCACGGCCCGCGAGATCATGGTCGACCTGTTGCGCGAAAGCGGCGACCTGGACGGCGACCCCAAGCCCGTCACCCACCCCGTGCCGTTCTATGAAAAGGGCGACAAGCCGCTCGAAGTCGTCACCTCGCGACAGTGGTACATCCGCAACGGCGGACGCGATGCCGACCGGCGAGAAACGCTTGTGGGGCGCGGCCGCGAAATGAACTGGCATCCGGAATTCATGCGGTCCCGGTACGAGAACTGGGTGGACGGTCTGAACGGCGATTGGCTGGTGTCCCGGCAGCGTTTCTTCGGCGTTCCGATGCCGTTGTGGTACCGGCTGGACGCCGAGGGCCGACCCGATTATGCCGATCCGATTGTGCCGGACGACGCTGCACTGCCGGTCGACCCGGCCGCCGACCCGGCCCCCGGGTTCACCGGTGACCAACGCGACCAGCCGGGAGGGTTCATCGCCGACCCGGACGTGCTGGACACGTGGGCCACCTCGTCGCTGACCCCGCAAATCCTCGGTGGGTGGAGCCGCGACGAAGAGTTGTTCGCCAAGGTCTTCCCGTTCGACCTGCGTCCGCAAGCACACGACATCATCCGTACCTGGCTGTTCTCGACGGTGGTGCGGGCCAACGCCTTGCAGTCGAGCGTGCCGTGGACGAACACGGCAATTTCCGGATGGATCCTGGACCCCGACCGGAAGAAGATGTCGAAGTCCAAGGGCAACGTCGTCGTCCCGAGTGACATCCTTGTCGAGGAAAAGCCGGGCTTCGGACCGGACGCCGTCCGCTATTGGGCGGCCTCGGCGCGCCTCGGAGCCGACACGGCCTACAACACCGACCAGATGAAGATCGGCCGACGACTGGCCATGAAGCTGTTGAACGCCTCGAAGTTCGCTCTCAACCTGGGAGCAGATTCGTCGGCGATTCTCGGCACCGAGGGCATGACGACGGTGCCGAATTCGCTCGACAGGTCGGTCCTGACCCGGCTGGCTACAGTGACCAAGGACGCCACCGCGGCGATGGAGGCCTACGACTACGCCAAGGCGTTGAACCTGACCGAATCGTTCTTTTGGACGTTCACCGACGATTACGTCGAACTCATCAAAGATCGCGCATACGGCGCCGCCGGCGACGAGCAAAAGCAGTCGGCGCTCACCACGTTGGCGACCTCCTTGGATACGCTCTTGCGGTTGTTCGCCCCGTTCTTGCCGTTTGCAACGGAAGAGGTGTGGTCGTGGTGGCGTCGCGGCTCGGTGCACCGAGCCGCGTGGCCGGTGGCTGCCGACGTCGACGGCGATTCCGAGGTTCTCACGGCGCTCGGCGCGGCTCTTGGCGAAGTGCGCCGCGCCAAATCGGAAG
- the ileS gene encoding isoleucine--tRNA ligase: MNYPMATTGETGAVAASPRFPEIEARILKYWDADGTFRASVEARDAGNDGSNEFVFYDGPPFANGLPHYGHLLTGYAKDVVPRYQTMRGRRVERRFGWDTHGLPAELEAERQLGITDKSQIDTMGIAAFNAACRESVLRYTDEWQEYVTRQGRWVDFENDYKTLNIEYMESVIWGFKQLWDKGLVYEGYRVLPYCWRDQTPLSNHELRMDDDVYQSRQDPAVTIGYRLSTGELALIWTTTPWTVPSNQAMAVNPDVDYVLIEPGTDSPLSGEKVILAEARMHAYEKELGPNAIVTESFKGTELVGRRYAPPFGYFEDRQAEFGEKMHTILAADFVTVDDGTGIVHQSPAFGEEDKALTDRYGITAVRPVDERGEFDSRVPDYAGQLVFDANAAIIRDLKNHTGPVEGRGTVLVRHETYEHSYPHCWRCRNPLIYRAVESWFVSVTKFRDRMVELNQDITWVPENVKDGQFGNWLANARDWSISRNRFWGTPIPIWVSDDPEYPRTDVYGSLDEIEADFGVRPTDLHRPFIDELTRPNPDDPTGKSTMRRVTDVFDVWFDSGSMPYAQVHYPFESADWFEHHYPGDFIVEYIGQTRGWFYMLHVLATAIFDKPAFRSVICHGTVLGSDGLKMSKSLRNYPDVNEVFDRDGSDAMRWFLMSSPILRGGNLIVTEQGIRDGVRQVLLPLWNTWHFFATYANAADAADGATSGYLAKLGAESTEVLDRYLLTKTQTLVETVQSQQDKYDISGACESVRDYLDMLTNWYVRRSRRRFWDGGADTRPSFDTLFTCLEAFCRVAAPLLPMTTEEIYRGLTGARSVHLTDYPTGEQFGTDFELVDRMDATREICSVASSLRKAENLRVRLPLAKLTVVVPEPEGLTGEFTSVIADELNVRQVEVLGLADREAAGFTLTDKLTVNARAAGPRLGKSVQQAIKGSKTGDWTSSGGSVTSGGIELHEGEYTLETVVDQAAGDDDRAVALLSSGGFVALDTSVNDDLAAEGIARDVVRAIQQARRDAGLDVSDRIDLTLTADDAVTTAVTRHTDLVTAETLTADLAVETGSGDGKGVEVGDGSRVWIAVTKTERTGV, translated from the coding sequence ATGAACTACCCGATGGCCACCACCGGTGAAACCGGCGCAGTAGCGGCGAGCCCGCGCTTTCCGGAGATCGAGGCGCGCATCCTGAAGTACTGGGATGCCGACGGCACGTTCCGGGCAAGCGTCGAAGCGCGCGATGCCGGGAACGACGGCAGCAACGAATTCGTCTTTTACGACGGCCCTCCCTTTGCCAACGGACTGCCGCACTATGGCCACCTGCTCACCGGATACGCCAAGGACGTCGTCCCGCGCTACCAAACGATGCGCGGACGGCGGGTGGAACGTCGCTTTGGCTGGGACACCCACGGGCTCCCGGCCGAACTGGAGGCCGAACGGCAGCTCGGCATCACCGACAAATCGCAGATCGACACCATGGGTATCGCTGCGTTCAATGCGGCCTGCCGCGAATCGGTGTTGCGCTATACCGACGAATGGCAGGAGTACGTCACCCGGCAAGGGCGCTGGGTCGACTTCGAGAACGACTACAAGACTCTCAACATCGAGTACATGGAGTCGGTCATCTGGGGCTTCAAACAGCTCTGGGACAAAGGGCTGGTTTACGAAGGCTATCGAGTACTTCCGTATTGCTGGCGCGATCAAACGCCGCTGTCCAACCACGAATTGCGCATGGACGACGACGTGTACCAATCGCGCCAGGATCCCGCCGTGACGATCGGCTATCGCCTGAGCACCGGTGAACTCGCCCTCATCTGGACGACGACGCCCTGGACGGTGCCGAGCAACCAGGCCATGGCGGTGAATCCGGACGTCGATTACGTCCTGATCGAGCCGGGTACCGATTCGCCGCTGTCCGGCGAAAAGGTCATCCTGGCCGAAGCGCGCATGCACGCCTATGAAAAGGAACTCGGGCCGAACGCGATAGTCACCGAATCATTCAAGGGCACCGAGTTGGTCGGCCGTCGCTACGCCCCGCCGTTCGGCTATTTCGAAGACCGGCAAGCCGAGTTCGGCGAGAAGATGCACACCATCTTGGCCGCTGATTTCGTCACTGTGGACGACGGCACCGGAATCGTGCACCAGTCGCCGGCCTTTGGTGAAGAAGACAAGGCCCTGACCGACCGATACGGCATCACTGCGGTACGACCGGTCGACGAACGCGGCGAGTTCGATTCCCGCGTGCCCGATTACGCCGGGCAACTGGTGTTCGACGCCAACGCGGCGATCATTCGCGATTTAAAGAACCACACGGGCCCGGTCGAGGGCCGCGGCACCGTCCTGGTGCGGCATGAGACGTACGAGCACTCGTATCCGCACTGCTGGCGTTGCCGCAACCCGCTCATCTACCGGGCCGTCGAGAGCTGGTTCGTCTCGGTGACGAAGTTCCGTGACCGGATGGTCGAATTGAACCAGGACATCACCTGGGTGCCGGAAAACGTGAAGGACGGACAGTTCGGCAACTGGCTGGCGAACGCCCGGGACTGGTCGATCTCGCGGAACCGTTTTTGGGGCACGCCGATCCCGATCTGGGTTTCGGACGATCCCGAATATCCGCGGACCGACGTATACGGGTCGCTCGACGAGATCGAAGCCGATTTCGGCGTGCGGCCGACCGACTTGCACAGGCCGTTCATCGACGAGCTGACCCGGCCGAACCCGGACGATCCTACGGGTAAGTCCACAATGCGGCGCGTCACCGACGTGTTCGACGTATGGTTCGATTCCGGATCCATGCCGTACGCCCAAGTGCACTATCCGTTCGAATCGGCCGACTGGTTCGAACACCACTATCCGGGCGACTTCATCGTCGAATACATCGGCCAGACACGCGGCTGGTTCTACATGCTGCACGTGCTGGCCACCGCGATCTTCGACAAGCCGGCGTTCCGGTCGGTCATTTGCCACGGCACGGTGCTGGGCAGCGACGGGCTGAAGATGTCGAAGTCGTTGCGCAACTACCCGGACGTGAACGAAGTGTTCGATCGTGACGGCTCCGATGCCATGCGATGGTTCTTGATGTCTTCGCCCATCTTGCGCGGCGGCAACCTGATCGTGACCGAACAGGGCATCCGGGACGGCGTCCGGCAGGTGCTGTTGCCGCTGTGGAACACGTGGCACTTCTTCGCCACCTATGCCAATGCTGCGGACGCGGCGGACGGCGCGACGTCCGGGTATCTGGCGAAGCTCGGTGCCGAGTCGACCGAAGTGCTCGACAGGTACCTGCTGACGAAGACGCAGACGCTCGTCGAGACAGTGCAAAGCCAGCAGGACAAGTACGACATCTCGGGCGCGTGCGAATCGGTGCGTGACTACCTCGACATGCTCACCAATTGGTACGTGCGTCGCTCCCGACGCAGGTTTTGGGACGGCGGCGCGGACACCCGGCCGTCGTTCGACACCCTGTTCACCTGCCTCGAGGCGTTTTGCCGAGTCGCGGCACCGCTGCTGCCGATGACTACGGAAGAGATCTACCGCGGGCTGACCGGCGCCCGAAGCGTGCACTTGACCGATTATCCGACGGGCGAGCAATTCGGCACGGACTTCGAACTCGTCGACCGGATGGACGCCACTCGCGAGATCTGCTCGGTCGCGTCCAGCTTGCGCAAGGCCGAGAATTTGCGCGTCCGGCTGCCGCTGGCGAAGCTGACGGTCGTCGTGCCCGAGCCCGAAGGTCTGACCGGCGAGTTCACTTCGGTCATCGCGGACGAGCTCAACGTGCGTCAGGTCGAGGTTCTCGGGCTGGCGGATAGAGAGGCTGCCGGATTCACCTTGACCGACAAGCTCACGGTCAACGCCCGGGCAGCCGGACCGCGGTTGGGCAAGAGCGTGCAACAAGCCATCAAAGGATCGAAAACCGGTGACTGGACGTCGTCCGGCGGATCGGTCACGTCCGGCGGGATCGAGTTGCACGAGGGCGAATACACGCTCGAAACAGTTGTCGACCAGGCTGCCGGCGACGATGACCGGGCCGTTGCGCTGTTGTCGTCGGGCGGGTTCGTCGCGCTCGACACCTCCGTGAACGACGACTTGGCCGCCGAGGGCATCGCACGCGATGTCGTCCGCGCCATCCAGCAAGCTCGTCGCGACGCGGGACTCGACGTGAGCGACAGAATTGATTTGACTCTCACGGCAGATGACGCCGTGACGACGGCAGTGACCCGACACACGGATTTGGTCACTGCCGAGACGCTCACCGCCGACCTGGCCGTCGAGACCGGGTCGGGCGACGGCAAGGGCGTCGAAGTGGGCGACGGCAGCCGGGTATGGATCGCAGTGACAAAAACCGAACGGACGGGAGTCTGA
- a CDS encoding bifunctional folylpolyglutamate synthase/dihydrofolate synthase, which produces MARETGHGYVPPGKREDAARQAAADKKKVDEVYRELLARAPENKVEPRIEPMARLLDMLGNPERAYPVIHVTGTNGKTSTARMIDALLGAHELRVGRFTSPHLSSVTERISIDGEPIGADDFVRVYSEVKPFLELTDADLSAAGENKLTYFEVLAALAFAAFADAPVEVAVLEVGMGGLWDATNVADGQVDVVMPISYDHQQYLGDTLTLIAGEKAGIIKDAGSSPVLAAPPTVVVAAQPEEAAAVLNARIGAVGARGVHEGADYGLVRRDPAVGGQLLTLKGLSREFEDVFLPLHGAHQSVNAASALAAVDAFLTGGDRDLDPDVVAEGFAAVTSPGRLELVRSSPAVLVDAAHNPAGAAVLADALEEAFAFSRVVGVVGMLADKNAEEFLAAIEPVLDTVVVTRSSSPRSLDPADLAEIAIEIFGESRVIEVSTLDDALLRAVEEVDRGEDLGAGVVVTGSITTVADARILFGRGA; this is translated from the coding sequence ATGGCCCGAGAGACCGGGCACGGGTACGTGCCCCCGGGAAAGCGTGAGGACGCAGCGCGGCAGGCCGCCGCCGATAAGAAGAAAGTCGACGAGGTCTACCGGGAACTGCTGGCCCGCGCGCCGGAAAACAAGGTGGAGCCGCGTATCGAGCCGATGGCGCGGCTGCTCGACATGCTCGGCAATCCGGAGCGGGCCTATCCGGTCATCCACGTCACCGGTACGAACGGCAAGACGTCGACGGCGCGGATGATCGATGCGCTGCTCGGTGCGCACGAATTGCGCGTCGGCCGGTTCACGAGTCCGCATTTGAGCTCGGTGACCGAACGCATCAGTATCGATGGCGAGCCGATCGGCGCCGACGACTTCGTGCGCGTCTACAGCGAGGTCAAACCGTTCCTGGAACTCACGGACGCCGATCTGAGCGCGGCCGGCGAGAACAAGCTCACGTATTTCGAGGTTCTTGCCGCATTGGCATTTGCGGCATTCGCCGATGCCCCTGTCGAAGTCGCAGTGCTCGAAGTCGGGATGGGCGGCCTGTGGGACGCGACGAACGTCGCCGACGGCCAAGTCGACGTCGTGATGCCGATCTCGTACGATCACCAGCAGTATTTGGGCGACACGTTGACGCTCATCGCCGGCGAGAAGGCCGGCATCATCAAGGACGCCGGCTCGTCGCCCGTCCTTGCGGCGCCGCCGACCGTCGTGGTCGCGGCGCAACCGGAGGAGGCCGCGGCCGTGTTGAACGCCCGCATCGGAGCCGTCGGAGCCCGCGGCGTGCACGAGGGCGCCGACTACGGGCTCGTCCGCCGGGACCCGGCCGTCGGAGGACAGTTGCTGACGCTCAAGGGCCTGTCGCGCGAGTTCGAGGACGTGTTCTTACCGCTGCACGGCGCGCATCAATCGGTCAACGCCGCCTCGGCGCTGGCCGCCGTGGACGCGTTTCTCACCGGTGGTGACCGCGATCTGGACCCGGACGTCGTGGCCGAGGGTTTCGCGGCAGTCACCTCGCCCGGACGGCTCGAACTGGTGCGCAGTTCGCCCGCCGTACTCGTCGACGCCGCGCACAATCCGGCCGGCGCGGCGGTGCTAGCCGACGCTCTCGAGGAAGCGTTCGCGTTCTCTCGCGTCGTCGGCGTGGTCGGTATGCTCGCCGACAAGAACGCCGAGGAGTTCTTGGCGGCCATCGAACCGGTCCTCGACACCGTCGTGGTGACGCGTTCGTCGTCCCCGCGATCGCTCGACCCCGCAGATTTGGCCGAGATCGCCATCGAGATCTTCGGCGAGTCGCGAGTGATCGAGGTGTCAACGCTGGACGATGCGCTGTTGCGGGCGGTCGAGGAGGTCGACCGCGGCGAGGACCTCGGCGCCGGCGTCGTCGTGACCGGGTCGATCACGACTGTCGCGGATGCGCGCATCCTGTTCGGGAGAGGCGCATGA